In the Plantibacter sp. Leaf314 genome, CGCGCCGCTACATCGCCCACGAGTGCCCCGAGGTGTTCCAGTGGGGTGACTGGTGGTACCTCGTGTACTCCGAGTTCAGCGAATCGTTCACGACGCGGTACCGGATGTCCCGCACGCTGCACGGCCCCTGGCTCGTCCCCGAGCACGACACACTCGACGGTCGCGCCTACTACGCGGCGAAATCCGCCGCCCGCGACGGACGTCGGTTCTTCTTCGGCTGGATCGCCTCCCGCGACGGAGCCCAGGACGCGGGCGCGTGGCAGTGGGCCGGCACCATGTCCGTCCTGGAGGCCGAGCAGCGTACCGACGGCACCCTCGCCTTCCATCCTCCGGCCGAATTGCGTGACACCTTCGCACCCACCGGGGAGCCGAACGACACCGTCGTCCCCTCGGGCACGGTGCTCAGCGCTCCTGACGGCTATGCCGACGCTCTCTCCTCCGCGGACGCACCGGATTCCTTCCGACTCGTCACCCGGTTCGACATCGCCCCCGGCACGACCGAGTGCGGTGTCCTCCTCCGGGCGAGCGCCGACGGCGACGAGGGCTACGTCCTCCGTCTGGAGCCGAAGCGCGACCGCCTCGTCTTCGACCGCTGGCCGCGCTCCACCACCGGCACGGAGCAGTGGCAGATCTCGGGCGACGTCCCGTTCGCCGTCGAACTCGAACGCCCCTGCCACCTCGCCCCCGGACGGCACGAGCTCGAGGTGATCGTCGACGGCGACCTCTGCGTCGCCACCGTCGACGACACGGTCGTCCTCAGCACGCGCCTCTACGACCGGCCGACCGGCCGCGTCGGTGTCTTCGTCGGCGAAGGGACCGTCACCGTCGAGGACTGCACCCTGCTGGAACGTGGTGATGCCGACCCCGACGACGACCACGCGACATCGCGCCGACTCGTCGCCAGCACCACGTCCTGATCCCGACACCACGCGCCGCCCGCCTGCTCCACCCGCCTGCACCGCCCCGCACACCCGCACCCACCTGTGATCGATCAACGGAGATTCCGACCATGCCAACCACCGCACGCACACGCACCATGCGCCCCACCCGCAGCACCGCCTTCGTGGCCCTCGTCGCGGCGTCAGCGCTCGCCCTCTCCGGCTGCGCCGGCGGATCGAGCGCCACAGACCCGACCGACGTCGACCCGAAGGGCGACATCGTCCCCCGCGAGATCTCCTGGCTGCTCTCCCGCCCGGCCGACGGCGGCGTGATCACCGCGATGGAGCAGATCGCCGACGAGTATGCGAAGGACCACCCCGGCTTCTCGCTCAACCTCATCACCACGCCCGACCGCCCGTCCTACATCCAGAAGTACGAGACCCTCGCGGCGGCGAACAAGCTCCCCGAGCTGTTCGACACCGACGCGACACCGTTCGCCCAGAAGCTCGCGAAGCAGGGTCGGATGGTCGACGTCGACCTGCTCCTCGAGGACCTCGGTCTCGCCGACTCCT is a window encoding:
- a CDS encoding glycoside hydrolase family 32 protein, whose protein sequence is MNQRGFHQPNGAWVGDVIPWQEDGVFHLLYLHESRRVPKIGMPWHRVTTRNLVDFDDLGEALASGGPSAPDFNIYTGSVVLDPDGVHHVFYTGQHPDHRGADGLALQLVMHAVSTDGMRTWERREADTFGATAGYETADWRDPFVFWDEEAALWRMLITARHADGPERRRGVIAQCTSTDLSTWEPVEPFWNPRRYIAHECPEVFQWGDWWYLVYSEFSESFTTRYRMSRTLHGPWLVPEHDTLDGRAYYAAKSAARDGRRFFFGWIASRDGAQDAGAWQWAGTMSVLEAEQRTDGTLAFHPPAELRDTFAPTGEPNDTVVPSGTVLSAPDGYADALSSADAPDSFRLVTRFDIAPGTTECGVLLRASADGDEGYVLRLEPKRDRLVFDRWPRSTTGTEQWQISGDVPFAVELERPCHLAPGRHELEVIVDGDLCVATVDDTVVLSTRLYDRPTGRVGVFVGEGTVTVEDCTLLERGDADPDDDHATSRRLVASTTS